The following DNA comes from bacterium.
CCGGCAGGTCGTCCGGCGTCGCCGTGCCGACGAGCGCCGCGACGGTGGGCAGCACGTCGACGCCGCCGACCTGGCGTTCGGAGCGGCCCGGGGCGACGCCGGGACCGCTCACGATCAGCGGCACCCGGATCGACTCGTCGTAGAGGTGTGAGCCGTGGCCGACCCAGCCGTGCTCGAACAGCTCCTCGCCGTGGTCCGCGGTGACGAGAACGACGGTCCTGTCGTCGAGCCCGAGCCCGGCGAGCTCGGCGAGGAGGCGTGCGAGCTCGTCGTCCCACGCGACGACGTCGGCACGATAGAGGTCGTGCAGGTGCCCGACCTCGACGGGCGTGAGCGGCGCGCCGGTCCGCCGCAGGTTGCGGCGGATGCGCGGCGGATCGCCGGCCGCAACCTGCGGACGGACGCCGGCCGGCGTCGCCGGCCGCGCGCCCACGTCGCCGTACGGACCGTGCACGTCCATGTAGTGGAGGTACGCGACGAAGCGCCAGGCGCGGTGATCGGCCGCCCACTCGAGGAAGGCGTCGTTGACGGCGCGCGCGCGCGCCCAGCGGACGTCGTCCTCGGCCGCCGCCAGCTCGTGGAAGGTCTCGAAGCCGCGGCCGAGGTTGGTGCCGCGCGCGACCGCCGGGTTCGTCGACACGCCGAAGGTGGTGACGCCCGCGTCCTGGGCCAGTTCCGCGAAGGTCGGGATGCCGTGCGCGAGCACCGCCCAGTCGGCGCCCGGCGGGACGTCCGCCGGCACGCCCCATTGCTCCGAGCCGCCGAGGACGCCGTGCGACGCCGGGTGGAGGCCGGTCAGGATCGACGCGACCGAGGGCATCGTCCACGGCGCGGCCGCGAGGGCGTGCTCGAAGACGAGGCCGCGCCGGGCCAGGGCGTCGAGCGCCGGCGTCGGGCTCGGCGAGGCCCCGTAGGCGCCGAGCACGTCGGCCCGCAGCGTGTCGACGAGCAGGACGAGCACGTTCGGCGCGTCCGGATGCGCCGCGACGCGCGGCCGCTCCACGCGCCGCACGAGGCGCAGGCCGCTCCAGCCCACGGGACGGTCCGCCGCGCCGTCGACCTCGAGCCGCAGCCGGACCTGCTGCCCGGCGAAGGCGCCGAGATCGGCCTCCACCTCGACCCAGCGCCCCTCCGCCGCCCGCCGGCGCGGGTCGAGCGTCGCTTCCCAGGCGACCTCGTCGCCGACGAGCACCCGGAAATCCACCGGCTCGACGCGCTCGCGCTCGACGCCCGCCCCCTCGATCCCGACCGCGCCGCGCAGCACGCCGCCGGCCGGTATCTCGAGCGCGAGCTCGGCCGCGGCCGGCGGCTGCGCCACGAGGGCGAGACGGCGGCCGCCGCGGCCGTCGACGAAGGGCACCGGCTCGAGCACGTCGAGCTGCATGCTGGTCCCGGGCGGTGCCGCCTCCAGCTCCCAGACGACGCGCTCGAGCACGACCGGCCCGGGGTCGCCGGCAGGCCCCGGCGCCCACCGGAGCGCACCGGCCAGCGCCGCGAGGGCCACGAGCCCGAAGAGCCCGGCGAGCCAGCCTCGCCCCGCCCGACCCATCACCGCTCGGAGCCCACCTCGGCGCCGTCGGGCGCCCCCATCGCGCGGGCGGTGGCGTCGCTGAGCGCGC
Coding sequences within:
- a CDS encoding sulfatase — protein: MGRAGRGWLAGLFGLVALAALAGALRWAPGPAGDPGPVVLERVVWELEAAPPGTSMQLDVLEPVPFVDGRGGRRLALVAQPPAAAELALEIPAGGVLRGAVGIEGAGVERERVEPVDFRVLVGDEVAWEATLDPRRRAAEGRWVEVEADLGAFAGQQVRLRLEVDGAADRPVGWSGLRLVRRVERPRVAAHPDAPNVLVLLVDTLRADVLGAYGASPSPTPALDALARRGLVFEHALAAAPWTMPSVASILTGLHPASHGVLGGSEQWGVPADVPPGADWAVLAHGIPTFAELAQDAGVTTFGVSTNPAVARGTNLGRGFETFHELAAAEDDVRWARARAVNDAFLEWAADHRAWRFVAYLHYMDVHGPYGDVGARPATPAGVRPQVAAGDPPRIRRNLRRTGAPLTPVEVGHLHDLYRADVVAWDDELARLLAELAGLGLDDRTVVLVTADHGEELFEHGWVGHGSHLYDESIRVPLIVSGPGVAPGRSERQVGGVDVLPTVAALVGTATPDDLPGHDLLNPPDAEPGIAFAETRFGRRADGTGAALVAARTPEWKLIRFANGDGAELFHLPSDPAERVDRSADGSALVDALAFWQESTLQASPVRAGGDPQVAERLRALGYLE